One Lycium barbarum isolate Lr01 chromosome 5, ASM1917538v2, whole genome shotgun sequence genomic window carries:
- the LOC132640749 gene encoding ras-related protein RABD2a-like — translation MNPEYDYLFKLLLIGDSGVGKSCLLLRFADDTYLESYISTIGVDFKIRTVEQDGKTIKLQIWDTAGQERFRTITSSYYRGAHGIIVVYDVTDQESFNNVKQWLNEIDRYASDNVNKILVGNKADLTANRVVSYETAKAFADEIGIPFLETSAKDATNVEQAFMAMTGAIKNRMASQPASNSAKPPTVNIRGQPVTQSGGCCSS, via the exons ATGAATCCTGAATA TGACTACCTGTTTAAGCTTTTGCTCATTGGTGATTCTGGTGTTGGGAAATCATGTCTTCTTCTGAGGTTTGCC GACGACACATATCTGGAAAGTTACATAAGCACCATTGGAGTTGATTTT AAAATCCGTACGGTAGAGCAAGATGGGAAGACTATAAAACTTCAGATT TGGGATACAGCTGGACAAGAACGCTTCAGGACCATCACTAGCAGCTACTATCGTGGAGCCCATGGCATAATA GTTGTCTATGATGTGACAGATCAAGAGAGCTTCAATAATGTAAAACAGTGGCTGAATGAAATTGATCGCTATGCTAGTGACAATGTTAACAAAATTCTTGTTGGGAATAAGGCTGATCTTACTGCAAATAGAGTTGTCTCATATGAAACGGCCAAG GCATTTGCTGATGAAATTGGTATTCCATTCTTGGAGACCAGTGCTAAAGATGCTACAAATGTAGAACAGGCTTTCATGGCTATGACCGGTGCTATCAAAAATAG GATGGCAAGCCAACCAGCCTCAAATTCTGCCAAGCCTCCAACAGTGAATATCCGTGGACAGCCGGTGACACAGAGTGGTGGCTGTTGCTCATCCTGA
- the LOC132640748 gene encoding nucleoside diphosphate kinase 1-like — MEQTFIMIKPDGVQRGLVGEIIGRFEKKGFSLKGLKLITVDRAFAEKHYADLSAKPFFNGLVEYIVSGPVVAMVWAGKGVVTTGRKIIGATNPLDSAAGTIRGDFAIDIGRNVIHGSDSIESSKKEIALWFPEGVAEWQSSLHSWIYE; from the exons ATGGAGCAGACCTTTATCATGATCAAGCCTGATGGTGTCCAACGTGGCCTG GTCGGTGAGATTATTGGAAGATTTGAGAAGAAAGGTTTCTCTTTGAAAG GCTTGAAGCTTATAACCGTGGATCGTGCTTTCGCTGAGAAGCACTATGCTGACTTGTCTGCAAAGCCTTTCTTCAATGGGCTTGTGGAATACATTGTGTCTGGTCCCGTTGTTGCGATGGTATGGGCTGGTAAGGGTGTAGTTACTACTGGTAGGAAGATAATTGGAGCAACAAACCCCTTGGACTCTGCTGCAGGCACCATCCGTGGTGATTTTGCTATTGACATTGGGAG GAACGTTATTCATGGAAGTGATTCCATTGAGAGCTCTAAGAAGGAAATTGCTCTTTGGTTTCCTGAAGGTGTTGCAGAGTGGCAGAGCAGTCTTCACTCTTGGATCTATGAGTAA
- the LOC132642398 gene encoding uncharacterized protein LOC132642398 — MEIARMTRGCVVLMFLMAAIAFCGHQQAVAKDVATYSKSRPSKPSNCSDSDTKKIKRCMTKTVSIDKCCPLYKRTIGTNCKCYRYAEDLDNQALITLESYCDVNNPCKSVQGVLVADGSKAGTTEAVPTISASPSPRLRPGARPQPKCSAADKAKVKTCMTKTSSIDECCPTFTSILGRSCPCYAYAIELDNQVFITLQAYCGVSNPCKQVQVI; from the exons ATGGAGATCGCAAGAATGACTAGAGGGTGTGTGGTTCTCATGTTCCTGATGGCTGCAATTGCATTTTGCGGCCATCAACAAGCGGTGGCGAAAGACGTCGCCACCTATTCAAAATCACGCCCTAGCAAGCCCAGTAATTGCAGCGATAGCGATACGAAGAAAATAAAGAGGTGCATGACAAAAACAGTCTCTATAGATAAATGCTGCCCATTATATAAGAGGACAATTGGCACAAACTGTAAGTGTTACCGTTATGCTGAGGACTTGGACAATCAAGCTTTAATTACTCTTGAGAGTTATTGTGATGTCAATAATCCATGTAAAAGTGTTCAA GGAGTACTGGTAGCTGATGGGAGCAAGGCTGGCACAACGGAAGCAGTCCCCACCATTTCTGCCAGCCCTAGCCCCCGGCTCCGGCCTGGCGCTCGGCCGCAGCCGAAATGCAGTGCTGCTGATAAAGCAAAGGTGAAAACTTGCATGACAAAAACAAGCTCTATAGATGAATGTTGCCCAACATTCACGAGCATACTGGGCAGGAGTTGTCCTTGCTATGCTTATGCAATTGAATTAGACAATCAGGTTTTCATTACTCTTCAGGCTTATTGTGGTGTTAGCAATCCTTGTAAGCAAGTGCAA GTGATATAA